Genomic segment of Falco cherrug isolate bFalChe1 chromosome 11 unlocalized genomic scaffold, bFalChe1.pri SUPER_11_unloc_3, whole genome shotgun sequence:
CCCCACGGCCCCGGGATCCGCACACCCGGGCCCACAcggccccagcccggcccgaCACCCCCCGTTCCCACCGCCCGGGCCCGGCACCCCCGTTCTCacggccccggcgcggccccgccctCCCGCTTAAGCCGCTTACCGGCTGCTCCGGGAATCCGCGCTCAGTCCTACCGGAGGGCTGGGGAGTGCGctccggggctggggagggggctccgGTGGGttccagggctggggagggggctccaGTGGGctccggggctggggagggggctccaggggctggggagggggctccgGGTGGctccggggctggggagggggctccagggggctggagaaggggctccggggctggggagggggctccgGGTGGctccggggctggggagggggctccgGGTTGCTCCAGGGCTGTGGAGGGGGCTCCAGGGGGCTGGAGAAGGGGctccggggctggggagggggctctgggTGGCTCcgaggctggggagggggctccggggctggggaggggtctCTGGGTGGCTccagggggctgggcagggggctccggggctggggagggggctctgggTGGCTCcgaggctggggagggggctccggggctggggagggggctctgggTGGCTCcgaggctggggagggggctccggggctggggaggggtctCTGGGTGGCTccagggggctgggcagggggctctgggtGGTtccggggctggggaggggtctccgaggctggggagggggctccggggctggggagggggctctgggTGGCTCcgaggctggggagggggctccggggctggggagggggctctgggTGGCTccagggggctgggcaggggggctcTGGGTGGTtccggggctggggaggggtctCCATGGGTCTCCgcaccccttcccccccccccgcaccctgACCCCTGGGCCTCCCCCAGCCATGGCCGCCCTCTTCGCCGGGCGGGTGCTGCTGACCGACCGGCAGCGGGAGCGGTTGGATTCGGAGCGGGAGCTGAGCCGGGCGCTGGACAACCGGGTGCTGCTGCTCTACTTCGGCCGGGCGCgctgcccgcgctgccgccgctTTGTCCCGCTGCTCCGCCGGTTCTTCGTGCGCTTGACAGACCCACGGCACGTGGTGCGCGCCGCGCAGCTGGCGCTGCTCTACGTCTCGTGCGATGGGAGCgaggaagagcagggagccTTCCTCCGCACCCTGCCGCGCCgctgcctggcactgccctTCGCGGACGCCTTCAAACGGTATGCGGCGACGTGGCGGCCGAGGCCGACGGCCCCAAAATATTTTCCGACTCGTTTTTTCCAAACGTTTTGCCTCGTGTTCGGTCCCTGCCGGCGCCGTCAGCATCATCAGTTGACGGAAAAATCCGGAAAACTCTCGGGCTGCGCCCGTCTGCAAAGCAAAGATACTGCCCCGTCCCTCCATCCCGCTGTTTCActgatatgtatatatatatcccATTTGTATATCCTGAGATAGATAGATACATATATCCCTATTTATATATCCtgatacacatatatgtatccCTATTTATGTATCCTGAGATATATATACATCCCTATTTATATATCCTgatatagagatatatataacCCTATTTACATATCCTGATATATACATCTCCCTATTTATATATCCTGATAAAGATACATATATCCCTATTTATATATCCTgatatagagatatatatatcCCTATTTATATATCCTGATATATATCTATATCCtgatatatatctatatatccCCATTTTTATATCctgatatatacatatatatccTATTTATATATCCTGAGATATATATCCCTATTTATATATCCTGagatatatatctatatctatatctctCCCTATTTATATATCCTGATACCCATTTATCTATTCTGATGGATATTTATATATGCCCCTCCTATACCGCGCTATTTATAGCCCCTAAAGACTCTGCCGGCCCCGCAGGCAGGACAGGGTGCGAACACTGGACGCAGCCAGGCGGATTGGAACTGCTGACGCATTTACTGTAACCTCATTAGCGACAGAACGAGCCGCAATTAATTGCAAGAATTATTCCCGGCTCTTTCACAGGGCCAGCCGGCGGGCGGTCACATTTGAAGCAGCTGGCGGCTGTTCGACCCCCGCTGTCCCGCATCGCCCGTCACCCGCGATCTGGCGCCCGCATCCCTGTTTACTGGCCCTGCAGAGATCCGCACGCTAATTAATTTGGGCAAATGAGCAAATTTTGTAGGGTGAACAGCATGGAGGACGATGCGCGTCCTGCCGGGTGGTGAGGATGAGGAGCACCGAGGACGATGCACGGCGAACCCTTCCCCAtttgaggtttggtttttttcccccttgcagggagctggagctgcgCTTCGCGGTGGCCGAGGTGCCCACCGTGGTGGTGCTGAAGCCCTCTGGGGAGGTGATCACCGCCAACGCCGTGGAGGAGATCCAGCGCGCCGGTCCCGCTTGCTTCCAAAactggcaggaggctgctgagcTGGTGGATCGCAATTTTCTCTTGGCAGAGGATTTTGACAACTGGAGCAGGAGAAGCATCACCGATCCCATCCGCCGCCTCAAGTACAAGGTGGAcgagaaggaggaggaggaggaggaggaggaaggcgaAGAGTTGTCTTAGCTCCGGGCTGAAGTGGCCGGGAACATCCCTTGGGCCACCATCCCTGCCTGGGATCTCCAGAACCTTAGAAGTCCACCAAACCCACGTTAATTTTCCAAAAAGTGAATTGTTTTAGGGCAAAATGTGCTCTGTTCCTACTACTGCGAAAACGACAAACTGGGCAAACTGGAATTCTGTTCCCTTTCAGTCACCTTGGGCCATTTATTtaccagcaaaaccagaaaaaaagcagccgCTGGAGACCAGCACTCAGCGAACCACTGGCTAACCAGCTGATAAAATTGATAGTAAAAaactgcattaatttttttatttttttttaaattttggtgaaaaaaaaaaaaagcaaaaccaacctGCTGTGCAGGCACAGAGAAACACCCGCAGGAAGAGAAGCCCTACGTCTCCCACCTCGTGCTGCCATTCCACCACCGTAAATCCACATCCCGGAGAAATCGACGCAAagtggggggcactgggggcagGGTCCCCACACGCTGCAGCCGCCCCAGTGACGCCGGTGACCTCCCCGAGTGCCAGCCAGctcttttatttgcttgttttctttttatctgcttgtttt
This window contains:
- the NXNL1 gene encoding nucleoredoxin-like protein 1, whose product is MAALFAGRVLLTDRQRERLDSERELSRALDNRVLLLYFGRARCPRCRRFVPLLRRFFVRLTDPRHVVRAAQLALLYVSCDGSEEEQGAFLRTLPRRCLALPFADAFKRELELRFAVAEVPTVVVLKPSGEVITANAVEEIQRAGPACFQNWQEAAELVDRNFLLAEDFDNWSRRSITDPIRRLKYKVDEKEEEEEEEEGEELS